The following is a genomic window from Marinobacter sp. NP-4(2019).
AGCGCAGGTGCCGGCAGCCTCCTGACGGAAGTGATCGGTGAAATGCTCCGGGGACATATGACACAGTGCGCCCAGCCATACCGCCACTTCCACTACCCGTTCGGCGTTCTCGTCCGCGCACAGCGTCTCGACCCTGTGAATCAGATTTTTGACCAGCGCCGTTTCATGCATGACCACTCTCCTGTCTTAAGCTATCGATTACTGCCTGAGCCACCCGGGGCAGGGTGTCCCCTAACGGATGTGACAGCCCTTCACCGGCTTCGAAGCTGGCCGCCTCCACCGCAAACACCCGGCATACTGAAGGCAGCGCATCAAGTGCGCGGGCCAACTCAATCGCTTCAGACAATCCCAGCGCATGGGACGAAAACGCTCCTCCCAACGCCGGCAAAGGCGAAGTGCTGGCATCGAACTCCCGAAAACTGCCCGGCTCAAGCCCCATGACGGCGGCGTCGACCAGGTATACCGCTTTAGCATCACTGATCAGGTCCACGAGCCCGGCCACCTCTCCACTGTGTTCAACCGCGCTGACGGTTGCCGGCAATCGATCACGAAGAGCGTCTACCACCAGCGGTCCGAGAGCATCGTCCCCCCGGTCCCGGTTGCCGATACCGATGACCCTGATGGGACCGGAGACATCACTCATGGCGGACATCCAGCTTGAGAAAATGCGTTGCACAGGAAATGCAGGGGTCGTAGTTGCGAATGGTCTGCTCACACCGTTCGCGGAGGGTATCGGCCGGCAAATCGAGCCAGCCCCCCACCAGGTCTTTCAGGTCTGCCTCGATGCTCGGCTGGTTCTGCGCCGTGGGCGGCACAATCTGCGCCTCAAGGATGCCGCCACTAGCGTCCAGCCGGTAACGATGAAACAACAGCCCACGCGGAGCTTCGGTGCAACCAAAGCCCTCCGACGCCTTCGGCTCGGCCAGCTCGAACGGCCGTTCCGGTTCCCGGTATTCGTCGATGATGCGCAGGGCCTCATCGCAGGCATACACGACCTCGACACTGCGCACCACAATGCTCTGGAACGGGTTGGTGCAGGTAACACCCAGACCGGCTTCTTTGGCGGTTTCCCGGGCCAGGGATGAGAGTTGGCCGTGATTAAGGCTGTAGCGCGCCAGGGGCCCGACCAGATAGCAATCGTGTTCCCGCAGGTGGGAATGCAGCGCCGTGGAGCGTTGCACGTGTGACTCCACAAAATGACGGTTGTAGTCCGCTACGGCAATATCCAAACCACGATTGGAAACAATACGTCCGACATTCATGGCGTATTCGCCCGGATGATGCAGTGCCACCAGATGGTAGTCCCGCTCGGCTTCCGGCATCTCCAGCCCAGCGGTCCAGCGCACAGTTGCCAGGGCGTTCTCACGGGCCTGTTTCAGGGTTTCAGCCAGCGGTTCCAGCTCCTTGCGAGTCGGCGTTCGGTAGAATCCCCCCACCCGCACATTGATGGGATGGATTTCGCGACCGCCTAACAGGGCCATGATGGCATTACCCGCTTTTTTCAGGGACAGTCCCCGTTTAACGATGTCGGGATAATCCCTGGCCATATCCACTGCCCCGGCGTACCCCAGGAAGTCGGGGGCATGCAGCATGTATATGTGAAGGGCATGGCTTTCAATCCATTCGCCACAGTACAACAATCGCCGCAATGCCCGCAGTTGGCCTTCCACCTCAATGCCGAGCGCGTTCTCCATCGCATGCACAGCGCTCATCTGGTAGGCCACCGGACAGATACCGCAGATGCGGGCAGTCACATCGGGTGCTTCCGCATAGTCGCGCCCACGCAGGAACGCCTCAAAAAAGCGCGGTGGCTCAAAAATACGCAATTCCGCCTTGCTGACCTGGCCGTCCCGGATCGTCACATTCAAGGCACCCTCACCCTCGACCCGCGCCAGGTAATCCACCTTGATGGTTTTACGGCCCATGACGTTCACTCTCCTCACGGAACGGCCCGGCCCAGGCATTGAACGTGCGATAAAAGCGCAACCGTTCCGCCCGGCCCATACCCAGTTGATCCAGGCGCTCACTCAGCGCAGGCGCATTGGGGTTTTCCTTGGGCCCATAGCAACCGTAACACCCCCGATTATAGGACGGACACAGAGCATTGCAGCCGCTGTGGGTCATCGGCCCCAGGCAGGGCGTTCCATGAGCCACCATAACGCAGACGTTGCCCCGGAGCTTGCAATCCAGGCAGACGCTATGGGCCGGCGTGACCGGTCGCCGCCCGCACAGGTATGCCGACACAACCTCCAGTAGCTGCTGCTTGCTGATGGGGCAGCCACGCAATTCAAAATCCACCGGCACATGGTCGGCGATGGGGGTCGACGTAGACAGCGTTTCGATGTACTCCGGGTGCGCGTAGACAGCCGCCATAAAATCATCAATATCGGCGAAATTACGCAACGCCTGAATGCCGCCGGCGGTGGCACAGGCCCCGATGGTCACCAGGGTTCGCGAACGCCGACGCACATCCTGTATGCGCTCGGCATCGTGGAGTGTGGTGATGGAACCTTCCACCAGAGACAGATCGTAGGTGCCACGGCCACTGCCACGGGCGGCCTCCGGAAAATAGGCAATGTCGACGGCCCCGGCGACCTGCAACAGTTCATCCTCACAATCCAGCAAAGTCAGCTGGCAGCCATCGCACGAAGCAAACTTCCAGACACCGAGGCGTGGCTTGTGATCCGAGCGCGCCATATCAGAACTCCTTGAGGCTCAGTAATCCGCGGACCCGGTCGAACGACAGCACCGGACCGTCCTTACAGACGAACGTCGATCCGAACTGGCAATGACCACAATGTCCGAGCGCGCATTTCATGTTTCGTTCCATAGACAAGTAAATGGACTCGTCCTCAACACCGGCATCCCGTAGCGCATTGACCGTAAAACGCATCATGATTTCCGGCCCGCACACCATGGCTACGGTGTCTTCAGGGTCAAAACCCAACGTCGGCACCAGCGAAGGAACCACGCCAATCTTGCCCAGCCAGTCATCACCGGCATGGTCCACCGTAATATGAACTTCAACGTCCGGACGTTTGTTCCATTCCTCCAGTTGCCCGGCATAGAGGATATCGTCGGGGCTGCGTGTGCCGTAAAGCAGAATCACCCGGCCATACCTTTCCCGATGGCGCAACACGTGATAGATCGCCGGTCGCAAGGGGGCCAGTCCTAACCCTCCAGCCACGATCAGCAAATCCGCGCCCTCGCCTGCCGCCATCGGCCAGCCGACACCAAACGGACCGCGCAGACCAACCGTATCCATCGGTTTCAAAGCTGCCAGCTTATTGGAAACCGGTCCCACTGCCCGCACCGTATGAATCAGAGTCTCCGATTGTCCGGCATCACCGCTCAGACTGATGGGCACCTCCCCCACCCCAAAGATATAGAGCATGTTGAACTGCCCTGGCAGAAAAGACCGGCGGCCGGCCCGGCCCGACTCCAGCTCCAACGTCCAGGTGGTCGCCAGTTCCTGCTGTCGGCGCAGGACCCGGACCGGCTCAGGTACCATCAGGTCGTCTGACATCACTCAAGCTGCTCCGGAGCACCATAAACATCGAGAATCTGCAATTGTGTCGCGTGCAGCCGGCTGGTCAGAATCGGCAACAGGCGTTTCAGCACGTCGTAGCCCAGAACCGGGTCTTCATCACACTTCTTCCGCAGACAATGGGCATCCATGGCAATGGCACGGGTCAGCGTGATGGCACGTGCATCGTAGGCCCAATGATAGGGTGGCAGAATCCAGGATACCCCCACCAGATCACCGTCATGGAGGGTTTGAAAACGAACCGGCGGTTTTCCCGGCACCGCGATTTCCAGCGCCACCTGGCCATAGCGGATCAGATAGAGGTAATCGGCGTCTCCGCCTTCGTGGAACAGGTAGTCCCCCTGGTTAAACCGGACATTGCGAGCGCAGCCGCAGACCAGGTCACAGAACTCACCGTCCAGACCCTGAAAGAACGGGTGCTCGCAGACGATCCGGGCAATGCTTTTCATTCCTTGCCTCCCGATGAAACATCATCGTGAATGGCACGAACCTCCTCCGTGATATCGATACCCACCGGGCACCAAGTTATGCAGCGACCACAACCTACACAGCCAGAAGTACCGAACTGATCCACCCAGGTGGCCAGTTTATGGGTCATCCACTGACGATAGCGGGAGCGGGTCGAATTACGCACACTACCGCCATGAATATAGGAAAAGTCCGACGTAAAGCAGGAGTCCCAGCGCCGGCTATGCTCCGCAGTGACACCGTCCAGGTCCGAGGTATCTTCCACAGTGGTGCAGAAGCAGGTGGGACAAACCATAGTGCAGTTAGAGCAGCTCAGACACCGGTCGGCAACCTCATCCCAGCGCGGATGCTCCAGGTTATCCATCAGCAAGGCAGGAATGGCGATTTGCGGCATGCTCCGGCCCATCTGGCTGCGGGTTTTCTCCACCACGGCAGTGGCCGCTGTCTGATGG
Proteins encoded in this region:
- a CDS encoding cyclic nucleotide-binding domain-containing protein, translating into MKSIARIVCEHPFFQGLDGEFCDLVCGCARNVRFNQGDYLFHEGGDADYLYLIRYGQVALEIAVPGKPPVRFQTLHDGDLVGVSWILPPYHWAYDARAITLTRAIAMDAHCLRKKCDEDPVLGYDVLKRLLPILTSRLHATQLQILDVYGAPEQLE
- a CDS encoding FAD/NAD(P)-binding protein; protein product: MSDDLMVPEPVRVLRRQQELATTWTLELESGRAGRRSFLPGQFNMLYIFGVGEVPISLSGDAGQSETLIHTVRAVGPVSNKLAALKPMDTVGLRGPFGVGWPMAAGEGADLLIVAGGLGLAPLRPAIYHVLRHRERYGRVILLYGTRSPDDILYAGQLEEWNKRPDVEVHITVDHAGDDWLGKIGVVPSLVPTLGFDPEDTVAMVCGPEIMMRFTVNALRDAGVEDESIYLSMERNMKCALGHCGHCQFGSTFVCKDGPVLSFDRVRGLLSLKEF
- a CDS encoding hydrogenase maturation protease — protein: MSDVSGPIRVIGIGNRDRGDDALGPLVVDALRDRLPATVSAVEHSGEVAGLVDLISDAKAVYLVDAAVMGLEPGSFREFDASTSPLPALGGAFSSHALGLSEAIELARALDALPSVCRVFAVEAASFEAGEGLSHPLGDTLPRVAQAVIDSLRQESGHA
- a CDS encoding hydrogenase/urease maturation nickel metallochaperone HypA; translation: MHETALVKNLIHRVETLCADENAERVVEVAVWLGALCHMSPEHFTDHFRQEAAGTCAEQAQLRIETSDDINHPQAQDVLLQSLELETEDEAGP
- a CDS encoding Ni/Fe hydrogenase subunit alpha, whose protein sequence is MGRKTIKVDYLARVEGEGALNVTIRDGQVSKAELRIFEPPRFFEAFLRGRDYAEAPDVTARICGICPVAYQMSAVHAMENALGIEVEGQLRALRRLLYCGEWIESHALHIYMLHAPDFLGYAGAVDMARDYPDIVKRGLSLKKAGNAIMALLGGREIHPINVRVGGFYRTPTRKELEPLAETLKQARENALATVRWTAGLEMPEAERDYHLVALHHPGEYAMNVGRIVSNRGLDIAVADYNRHFVESHVQRSTALHSHLREHDCYLVGPLARYSLNHGQLSSLARETAKEAGLGVTCTNPFQSIVVRSVEVVYACDEALRIIDEYREPERPFELAEPKASEGFGCTEAPRGLLFHRYRLDASGGILEAQIVPPTAQNQPSIEADLKDLVGGWLDLPADTLRERCEQTIRNYDPCISCATHFLKLDVRHE
- a CDS encoding oxidoreductase, whose protein sequence is MARSDHKPRLGVWKFASCDGCQLTLLDCEDELLQVAGAVDIAYFPEAARGSGRGTYDLSLVEGSITTLHDAERIQDVRRRSRTLVTIGACATAGGIQALRNFADIDDFMAAVYAHPEYIETLSTSTPIADHVPVDFELRGCPISKQQLLEVVSAYLCGRRPVTPAHSVCLDCKLRGNVCVMVAHGTPCLGPMTHSGCNALCPSYNRGCYGCYGPKENPNAPALSERLDQLGMGRAERLRFYRTFNAWAGPFREESERHGP